Part of the Planctomycetaceae bacterium genome, GCAACTGGCCATGAAGCACGGAACGCTCTCGCTGGCGCTGCGCAACCCGCTCGACGCCCAGAACGCCGGCGCCAAACCCACTCACCTGCTGACGATGCTGGGACGCAACCAGGCCAAGACTCCGCCGCCGGCGCAACCCGCCCCCACAAAGCCCGCTCCCGCTCCGGCCCCCGCTCCGGCTCCCGCCCCAGCCCCGACGTGGGAGACCACCGTGATCCAGGGCGGACAGGTGCAGAAGGTCAACTTTCCTGTCCAGCCTTAGCAGCAGAACAAACCGAGGACGAGGACCGGGTGGCATGGCGACACCAGTTTCATCGGGGTCGCCATGTTCGCTGATAAACGCAATGTCCTGTCCAGCCTTGGCAAAAGAAAAAGCCGACGACGAGGACGAGGACGACGAGGACGAAGAGAAGATTCTCCCCGTCTTCATCTTTGTTTTCATCCTCTTAATCCTCTTAATCCCCTCAATCCCGCACTCCCCGTCTCCGTCTTCGTTTCTAATCCTCTTAATCCTCTCAATCCGCGTAATCCCGCACTCCCCGTCTCCTCCCCGTCTCCGCACTCCCTGTCTCCGGTGATTATTCCGGCAGAATTGCCCCGGCGGCGGGATCGGCGGTCATATGATCCTGTAATCGAGTCAAACGCGGGCCAAAGGATCGCATGCCATGTCCATATCGCAGAAACGAAGAAAGAGGCGGGGTCTGAGTTGTGTCGAGATGGCGCTGGTGCTGCCGTTGCTGTTGTTGCTGACGTTCGGGATCATCGAGTACAGCATCCAGTTCTATGTCCGCGGCGAGATGACCAATGCCGCCCGCGAGGGGGCGCGGCGGCTGGCGGTCTACGACGCGACGGTCGAGCAGGCCCGGGCGGTGGCGCTGGCGCGCCTGTCGGGTCTCAATGGGAACTTCAGCGTCAGCGCCTCTCTGACGCCGCCGGGGGCGTCCGATCGCGATGCGACGGTCCGAATCAGCGTTCCAATGGGCGACATCACTTCCGGAATCATCGTTCCCACCGATGGCAAGACGCTGACAGCCGAGGTCACGATGCGCCGCGAGGACGATTAGAAAGGAGAAATGTGCTGTGAGCACCTCATATCGACGGGGGGGGCTTCGGTGCCGGCGAGGAAGCGTGCTGGTGTGGACGACGATGGTTCTGTTCCTGGTGCTGGGGGCGGCCGCACTGGCCATTGACGCGGCGCATGCGCGGTACGTCAAGGTGCAGTTGGATGCGGCGGTAGATTCGGCG contains:
- a CDS encoding TadE/TadG family type IV pilus assembly protein, producing the protein MSISQKRRKRRGLSCVEMALVLPLLLLLTFGIIEYSIQFYVRGEMTNAAREGARRLAVYDATVEQARAVALARLSGLNGNFSVSASLTPPGASDRDATVRISVPMGDITSGIIVPTDGKTLTAEVTMRREDD